In one window of Gemmatimonadota bacterium DNA:
- a CDS encoding DUF59 domain-containing protein encodes MDTDVVKERIVDVLKTCYDPEIPVNIYEMGLIYEIDVRQDGMTNIKMTLTSPNCPAAQSLPAEVETKVKELDEVSDALIEIVWEPPWHIDMMTEDAKLELGIDY; translated from the coding sequence ATGGATACGGATGTTGTTAAAGAACGGATTGTGGACGTATTGAAGACGTGCTACGACCCCGAGATCCCGGTCAACATCTACGAAATGGGACTCATCTATGAAATCGACGTGCGGCAGGATGGCATGACCAACATCAAGATGACGCTCACATCGCCGAACTGCCCGGCCGCCCAGTCGCTGCCCGCCGAGGTGGAAACCAAGGTCAAGGAACTGGACGAAGTGTCGGACGCCCTGATCGAGATCGTCTGGGAGCCGCCCTGGCATATCGACATGATGACCGAGGACGCCAAGCTCGAACTCGGCATAGACTACTGA